A region from the Gavia stellata isolate bGavSte3 chromosome 2, bGavSte3.hap2, whole genome shotgun sequence genome encodes:
- the MYCN gene encoding N-myc proto-oncogene protein yields the protein MPGMVSKNPDLEFDSLQPCFYPDEDDFYLCGPDSAPPGEDIWKKFELLPTPPLSPSRAGLQEHPPGGAPVPWGGAALGGCRPADPLDWASELLLLPPEADLWGGSDGGDFFETGLGVTNNLNSIIIQDCMWSGFSAREKLERAVSEKLQGKAPAAAPPPPPGAAAAGSPAAASGRAELGGAVPECVDPAVVFPFPVNKREAAASRAGAVAVAAASGGAPRGGRPPRPAGDSRASSSSGDDTLSDSDDEDEEEEDEEEEIDVVTVEKRRSSSNKAVTTLTITVRPKNTTFPSVRTQPNELILKRCAPIHQQHNYAAPSPYMESEDAPPQKKLKTEVPRPVKPTIQPKSKSSSPRNSDSEDSERRRNHNILERQRRNDLRSSFLTLRDHVPELVKNEKAAKVVILKKATEYVHSLQAEEQKLLLEKEKLQARQQQLLKKIEYKRTC from the exons ATGCCAGGAATGGTCAGTAAAAACCCAGACCTCGAGTTCGACTCTTTGCAGCCCTGTTTCTACCCAGACGAAGATGATTTTTATTTGTGCGGGCCGGACTCCGCTCCCCCCGGGGAGGACATCTGGAAAAAGTTTGAGCTGCTGCCCACCCCTCCCCTGTCTCCCAGCCGGGCCGGGCTCCAGGAGcaccccccggggggggccccggtGCCGTGGGGAGGGGCggccctggggggctgccgCCCCGCCGACCCCCTGGACTGGGCGTCcgagctgctcctgctgccccccgAGGCCGACCTGTGGGGCGGCTCGGACGGAGGGGACTTCTTCGAGACGGGCCTCGGCGTGACCAACAACCTCAACTCCATCATCATCCAGGACTGCATGTGGAGCGGCTTCTCCGCACGCGAGAAGTTGGAGCGGGCGGTCAGCGAGAAGCTGCAGGGCAaggcgcccgccgccgccccgccgccgcccccgggggccgccgccgcgggcagccccgccgccgccagcggCCGCGCGGAGCTGGGCGGCGCCGTGCCCGAGTGCGTGGACCCGGCCGTGGTCTTCCCCTTCCCCGTCAACaagcgggaggcggcggcgagCCGCGCCGGGGCGGTGGCGGTGGCAGCGGCGAGCGGCGGGGCTCCGCGGGGCGGCCGTccgccgcgccccgcggggGACAGccgggccagcagcagctccgggGACGACACCCTCAGCGACTCGG atgatgaagatgaggaggaagaggatgaagaagaagaaatagatGTTGTGACAGTGGAGAAAAGACGCTCCTCCTCCAACAAGGCTGTTACCACCCTTACTATTACAGTGCGTCCTAAAAATACCACTTTTCCTTCAGTCAGGACACAGCCGAATGAACTGATTTTAAAGCGTTGCGCACCAATTCACCAGCAGCATAATTATGCCGCTCCTTCTCCATACATGGAGAGTGAAGATGCTCCACCgcagaaaaagttaaaaaccgAGGTGCCCCGTCCAGTAAAACCCACAATCCAACCAAAGTCTAAGAGTTCAAGTCCTCGAAACTCGGATTCAGAGGATAGTGAACGTCGACGCAACCATAATATCCTGGAGCGTCAGCGGCGTAATGATCTACGGTCAAGTTTCCTCACATTAAGGGACCATGTTCCAGAACTGgttaaaaatgagaaagctgCAAAAGTTGTGATCTTGAAAAAAGCCACTGAATATGTTCATTCCCTTcaggcagaggagcagaagTTATtgctagaaaaggaaaaattgcaaGCCAGGCAACAACAATTGCTAAAGAAAATAGAATACAAGCGGACTTGCTAA